DNA from Fusarium falciforme chromosome 7, complete sequence:
GACAAACGAACTTGAGCGACTGGATCGGCCGCGGCTTCTTCCGGGTGTTTGAGAGCGGCTAGATCTCTTGTGGTCGGGGTGTTGGCCTCGTACTTGTCTCCAAGAATCTGAGCATGCTTCCGAGCAATGCCTGCAAGTAGAAGTGGGCTTGCTCTTGGCTTATTATCGGGATCGATGCTTCCCATGGTCTCTTTCTCGTCCTTGGAGGGGTCGAGAGCGGGTGTAAGACATTCTTCAAAGTTGCCACGCTCTATGTATCCGCATCCGATCTTGTCGATGCATGACAGGGTGAATAGGTTGCCATGGAGTTCCTTCATCTGGCCAGGTGGGTGTCCCGCACGGGGACTCAGGTTGTCGACATTCTGCGTCAGGGCAACGAAACCTGGCACTTGACGAGCGAGCTCAGCCAGGGCGTAATGAGCCGGGTTCGGCTTTGCACGGAGAGCTTCCTGTCGACGATATGAATAGAATTGCCACACAAGGCCAGGGTCATGACGGAAGCCAGCAGGCGAGGCGACCTGCGTCACGTCCTGGCTCTTCCATAATCCGCTGGTTCCTCTAAAGACTGCAAGGCCCGAAGATGCTGACAGACCAGCTCCAATGACGGCGATAATGCGCTTTGACTTTTTGAGGGTGTCGTGAAAGTCAGCGACTGCTGCGGGGTCCAGATTGGTATTGGCTGAGTCGACCATCGAGACGAAGTGTTAATTCACGCTTGTTTGGGTTTTCAAAGGAATCTTGAGAAACTTAATGAGAGGAAATAACTTtctttaaacttatatatcgAGTTTGATGCCTGCCAGGTAGATACAAGGCAGCAAGGCAGCAAACAAGGCACCCAGTGTTGCCTGCTTACTCGATGATCCTCTTGGTTAGCCTGCCAACCAGTCGATAGGTAAACATCTTTCCACTTTTAGTACGCGTCAGATCTCACCACTGGGAATCCAACCATCAGTTCATAACAGCTCAGGCTAGGGTCAAGCAGCCCTCGGCGCAAGAATAGTCCCCTTAACGGTTACCTCACTAAAACAGAAGAAGGAGCCGGTTATCTGGAACGGCAATGGTTCGAAGATGTATTTGCAACGCACTACAGTCGTTTCACCTGTGACTCACGATCAAGATGTGCCCGCATGCCGAGGGCGGTCAGTGAGATACTGTAGCACACAGGCCAAGAAAAACGGGACAAAACATCCCACTACTGACTCTGAAGCTACTGTAGCACTTCAACATAGGTAGCAGATTGTGCAGAGcaatctttaagtaatacaAAACTATTCTCAGaaggcttagtattattaaagcctcTTACTATTATTCTATAGCCTTTTCTGTTTTTATTCCAGCCCTTGGAGCAGGTTACACTTATTTATGCGCCTTCCTCGGATCGCATTCTCCTCTAAGCCCCATGGCTGTCCAGCTATCCACTCCTTTCCACTCTGGGGtcattatgccttattttCTATCATGAGTCACCAGGTGCATACGAGAAGAAACATATTGAGTCAATAATTGACCGCAATGAAAAGCGGAAACCAGAAATGGGAAGCTGTTTGTCACTGACTATCTCTGTCAGCCTATCCTAAATCTCGCCCTACATCTTCATTATTGGTCAGCTTCAATCTGACAGCAGCATCGCTTAAAATTGTGACTCAGACCACCACATCGTGGCAACATCACGCACTCAAGTACTATTTCCTATCATCGATACGTACCACAAGACATGATTTATCTTAGCGTATTATAGACCTTTCTCCGCCTGACGAGTTTACCCTTCATGTCCATCTAATGAATATCAACGGGATGGACTTCTTTGCGCAGCTTCCACCCGAGATCCGTATCAGGATTATGGGTCAAATGTCCTCCAAATCAGCGATATCCCGAATCATCCAAGCATCGCCGGAAATGCTCGCACAGTGGATTTCATCACGGAAAACTATAGTGCGAGCAGTATTAATCAATCTTGTCGGTGGCGACATTTATGGCGACCTCCTACACGACGCATTAGCCATCATTCACATGCCACCTATCGACTCTTCCTCCGCCGGCTCGATTCTTCACCATGTTGGGCCGTGGTTAACGAAGGGACTCTTGGACCCCTTCGAGCAAAATGATGGCGAAACTCTTGATATGCTATACCGATTCTTCTCTCGCGTCGCTGTCTTCATTGAGGACTACATGACCAAGGCAACGGCTCCTTTCCCACCTCGAGCCTACCTCTGTCTTCCAAGGATGAAGTCGATGGACCGCGAACTGTATTTCCGGGATCAAACCATTGACGCACGACATGTTGAGCTCGACGACCTGACTTTCTCAGAGAGAAACCGCTTTCTACGCGCGTTTGTACGATAC
Protein-coding regions in this window:
- a CDS encoding Deacetylase sirtuin-type domain-containing protein; this encodes MVDSANTNLDPAAVADFHDTLKKSKRIIAVIGAGLSASSGLAVFRGTSGLWKSQDVTQVASPAGFRHDPGLVWQFYSYRRQEALRAKPNPAHYALAELARQVPGFVALTQNVDNLSPRAGHPPGQMKELHGNLFTLSCIDKIGCGYIERGNFEECLTPALDPSKDEKETMGSIDPDNKPRASPLLLAGIARKHAQILGDKYEANTPTTRDLAALKHPEEAAADPVAQVRLSSGLTKEDLPQCPKCKANILRPDVVWFGEPLPLQIVNETEALFEDPDPIDLCLNIGTSNRVWPAAGYAAMARNKGARVAYINTRAEDAKSVVPDKDWIFVGDAAVVLPELLKPIIGEAQKWDGKTA